From Candidatus Sericytochromatia bacterium, a single genomic window includes:
- a CDS encoding NAD(+)/NADH kinase, which produces MKRIVVVHAENKPHMSAYLAELRDWLAPLGWAASVMSARTPHPGDVSGADLVLVLGGDGTFLTAARLASGAPDGPIPLLGVDLGRLGFLSEVAFNELPQALERFASGDFRLEDRAMMHAQAFRQGEALGDGYALNDCVLSKGAFSRLVELATYVDGAYLTTYDSDGLIVATPTGSTAYALSAGGPLLTPDLPVFVLAPICPHSLSARPIVLSDRVNIRVVVEGPADLELVLSADGQPGIPVRMGDHVVFTRASRRARLVKFDRIDFYARLQSKLGWGPTRRPN; this is translated from the coding sequence GTGAAACGCATCGTGGTGGTCCACGCCGAAAACAAGCCGCACATGTCGGCCTATCTGGCGGAACTGCGGGATTGGCTGGCCCCCTTGGGTTGGGCGGCCAGCGTGATGTCAGCACGCACGCCCCACCCTGGCGACGTGAGCGGAGCCGACCTGGTGCTCGTGCTGGGAGGAGACGGCACCTTTCTGACTGCCGCACGGCTGGCCAGTGGCGCTCCCGATGGGCCCATTCCGCTGCTCGGAGTCGACCTTGGACGCCTCGGATTTCTCTCCGAGGTGGCCTTCAACGAACTTCCGCAAGCCCTGGAGCGTTTTGCGTCCGGCGACTTTCGCCTGGAGGACCGCGCCATGATGCACGCCCAGGCCTTTCGGCAGGGCGAAGCACTCGGAGACGGCTACGCGCTCAATGACTGTGTCCTCTCAAAGGGGGCCTTTTCGCGGCTGGTCGAGCTGGCCACCTACGTGGACGGTGCTTACCTCACCACCTACGATTCCGATGGGCTGATCGTGGCAACCCCGACCGGCTCGACTGCCTACGCCCTTTCTGCGGGCGGACCATTGTTGACGCCGGATCTGCCGGTGTTCGTGCTCGCCCCGATTTGCCCACATTCGCTGTCGGCCCGCCCGATCGTCCTGTCCGACCGGGTCAACATCCGGGTGGTGGTCGAGGGGCCGGCCGACCTGGAACTGGTCCTGTCGGCGGACGGCCAACCGGGAATTCCGGTCCGGATGGGCGACCACGTGGTCTTCACGCGGGCCTCGCGCCGCGCCCGACTGGTGAAGTTCGATCGAATCGACTTCTACGCACGACTTCAGAGCAAACTGGGCTGGGGCCCCACCCGACGACCGAACTGA